From a single Sphingosinicellaceae bacterium genomic region:
- a CDS encoding 3'(2'),5'-bisphosphate nucleotidase CysQ — protein MASFHDKVEVWDKSPGNPVSAADIACDDYLKDRLLGARPGYGWLSEETADAPDRLACERVWVVDPIDGTRDFVRGRTGWCVSVALVEHGQPVLAALAAPARGQLFVATKGRGAQCNGVRLRTSGLATLENVRLPMDPPNLTAAFWPSPWPGSVVEKPNSLALRLAKIASAEADAWLEGRTVNEWDLAAAALICTEAGGTVTDRAGRPLAFNQPDPVIHGVAAASSPELQGEVRERLDYALKALGAARRR, from the coding sequence ATGGCCAGCTTCCACGACAAGGTCGAGGTCTGGGACAAGTCGCCGGGCAACCCGGTCAGCGCCGCCGACATTGCCTGCGACGACTATCTGAAGGACCGCCTGCTCGGCGCCCGCCCTGGCTACGGCTGGCTGTCGGAGGAGACCGCCGACGCACCCGACCGGCTGGCCTGCGAGCGCGTCTGGGTAGTCGATCCGATCGACGGGACCCGCGACTTCGTCCGCGGCCGCACCGGCTGGTGCGTCTCGGTGGCGCTGGTCGAGCATGGCCAGCCGGTGCTCGCGGCGCTGGCGGCCCCGGCGCGCGGGCAGTTGTTCGTCGCCACCAAGGGGCGCGGCGCGCAGTGCAACGGGGTCCGGCTGCGGACCAGCGGGCTGGCGACGCTGGAGAACGTTCGCCTGCCGATGGACCCGCCCAATCTCACTGCGGCGTTCTGGCCGTCGCCGTGGCCGGGCAGCGTCGTCGAGAAGCCGAACAGCCTGGCGCTCCGCCTCGCCAAGATCGCCAGCGCCGAGGCAGATGCGTGGCTGGAGGGCCGCACTGTCAACGAATGGGACCTCGCCGCCGCCGCGCTGATCTGCACCGAGGCCGGCGGCACCGTCACCGACCGCGCCGGGCGGCCCCTGGCGTTCAACCAGCCCGACCCGGTCATCCACGGCGTCGCCGCCGCGTCGAGCCCTGAACTGCAGGGTGAGGTCCGCGAGCGGCTTGACTACGCGCTCAAGGCACTCGGAGCGGCGCGGCGGCGTTAG